A genomic segment from Nicotiana tabacum cultivar K326 chromosome 9, ASM71507v2, whole genome shotgun sequence encodes:
- the LOC107809693 gene encoding uncharacterized protein LOC107809693, translated as MDHTQKNKRPLSETDRNDNRREKYKAMSAEKKQKLLLQRRLIYQESKTRTPPEKITVDRLTGIMDPHECSTNTSYILHPAFNTCNNHPLPSAMGNEIHVLRSLSTYEKGSTSAVPGELRNKDSEVVTTRGRTPTTKSCPIIGQLRSNYVPLKKVPICKFCSAKRFQYEPPTFCCGSGTIKLTSHQMPTKLRNLFLGNSVEFKHFRTYIRTYNNLFAFTSLGVKYDKDLAKRNSGIYTFRVQGKMYHWINNLHPTDDKPRNIQLYFYDNCNELAHRMACSARIHESVVKELMDILSINPYSVFLRSLVHIPNFQDFHIALKCDLNLD; from the exons ATGGATCATACACAAAAAAACAAACGCCCCCTATCAGAAACGGATAGGAATGACAACCGACGTGAAAAATATAAAGCCATGTCAGCAGAGAAAAAACAGAAGTTGTTGCTACAACGCCGACTTATATACCAAGAGTCAAAGACACGCACACCTCCTGAGAAAATAACTGTGGATCGCTTGACTGGAATAATGGATCCACATGAATGCTCTACGAACACTTCTTACATTCTGCATCCAG CTTTTAATACGTGTAACAATCATCCTCTGCCTTCTGCTATGGGTAACGAAATACATGTATTGCGTTCACTTTCTACCTATGAAAAGG GTTCAACTTCAGCAGTACCCGGGGAACTACGTAACAAAGACTCCGAAGTAGTTACGACTAGAG GTCGTACACCCACTACAAAGTCTTGTCCAATTATCGGTCAGTTGCGTTCAAACTATGTTCCACTGAAGAAAGTTCCAATCTGCAAATTTTGCTCAGCAAAGAGATTTCAGTATGAACCGCCTACATTTTGCTGTGGCAGTGGGACAATAAAGTTAACTTCTCATCAAATGCCTACCAAACTGCGCAATTTATTTCTTGGAAACAGTGTGGAGTTCAAACACTTCCGAACATACATTAGAACGTATAATAATCTTTTTGCGTTCACATCACTTGGTGTAAAGTATGACAAAGATTTAGCAAAAAGAAATTCTGGTATCTACACCTTCAGAGTTCAAGGGAAGATGTACCATTGGATAAATAATTTGCACCCTACAGATGACAAACCAAGAAATATACAGCTATACTTTTATGATAACTGCAATGAGCTGGCACATAGGATGGCATGTTCCGCCAGAATCCACGAATCAGTAGTGAAAGAATTGATGGATATATTATCAATAAATCCATACTCTGTGTTTTTGCGGTCCTTGGTACATATACCAAACTTTCAAGATTTCCACATAGCTCTCAAATGCGACTTAAATTTGGACTAG
- the LOC107809692 gene encoding uncharacterized protein LOC107809692, with protein sequence MSLDEYLEMEAELLKKGQRRRDTVSVREYYCYKLQMRNDDEYEILHTGRIFQQYSVDEYIKLKTQRLDFAAFNQDLFRMAMLQGLLDILRLGERDSSNIGKQNFLPNFFIGGPRDMRQRYMDAIALVQHFGKPDLFITMTCNPSWMEIKEHLISTDKAHNRPDLISRVFRAKIEEFKNDILSRNIFGKVAAFMYTVEFQKRGLPHAHFLIILTNEYKLLTPEAYDNIIRTEIPDENAEPDFIFAFS encoded by the coding sequence ATGTCACTTGACGAATATCTTGAAATGGAAGCTGAACTTCTTAAAAAAGGGCAGCGACGAAGAGATACAGTTTCTGTTCGTGAGTATTATTGTTACAAATTACAAATGAGAAATGACGATGAATATGAAATATTGCATACCGGAAGAATATTTCAGCAGTATTCAGTTGATGAATACATTAAACTCAAAACTCAAAGGTTGGATTTCGCAGCGTTCAATCAAGATTTATTCAGGATGGCTATGCTACAAGGACTTCTTGACATCTTGCGATTAGGTGAACGCGATTCTTCTAATATCGGGAAACAAAATTTTCTTCCAAACTTTTTTATTGGAGGTCCGCGGGATATGCGACAACGGTACATGGATGCTATTGCGCTCGTGCAACATTTCGGTAAACCTGATTTATTTATAACTATGACATGTAATCCCTCTTGGATGGAAATAAAGGAACATTTAATCTCAACTGATAAGGCACATAATAGGCCTGATTTGATCAGCCGTGTATTTAGAGCGAAAATAGAAGAATTCAAAAATGATATACTATCGCGAAATATCTTTGGAAAGGTAGCAGCTTTTATGTATACTGTAGAGTTCCAAAAGAGAGGTTTACCACACGCTCATTttcttataatattaactaatgAATACAAGTTACTTACCCCAGAGGCTTACGATAATATTATTCGTACTGAAATACCTGATGAAAATGCAGAACCAGATTTTATATTCGCTTTTTCTTAA
- the LOC107809691 gene encoding uncharacterized protein LOC107809691 yields MNRTNAEAMKLNLLYREFPQHFVWSATERKWTPRKQRYAIGRVVTCHPTEGKRYYLRMLLMTIRGPKSYNDFLTVNGERCRTFRESVEKRGLLQSDNSLLECMSEATSYQMPYSLRRLFATLLIYCNPTNPRQLWEQFEEHMFEDYMLVPNIQKNNIRYRVLNHINDILHSMGGDINEYQLIPETIRPSVAAKEAKELKAYNIIIERIFSNKAGAFFIDGPGGTGKTFLYRALLATVRSKRYIALATSTSGVAASILPGGRTAHSRFKIPINTDENVTCNISKQSSLACLIQDAKLIIWDEVSMAKKRTIKLLDLLLKDLMDSTILFSGKFVVFGGDFRQTLPVIRNEKKEDFINECLLYSHIWEELERLRLFENIRAKDDPSFCNYLLRIGNGEEKINSTNKIEIPTSLIIPYTTEKESLDKLFAITYPDVHTFFSSSSYTSSRVILTTKNDFVDDINDMLVARFPEESKAFIGIDETIEPHDQSQFEDLLHSLNPPAQGQTLDFVGVYLREPVFSHGQLYVALSRAKSSNCVKVLIRPTIPGREDDHYTDNIVYKEIIEKATL; encoded by the exons ATGAATAGAACAAATGCAGAGGCTATGAAGCTCAATCTATTATACCGGGAATTCCCTCAACATTTTGTTTGGTCTGCAACAGAGAGGAAGTGGACACCTCGGAAACAACGATATGCTATTGGTCGTGTTGTAACATGTCATCCAACAGAAGGTAAACGATATTATCTTAGAATGCTATTAATGACTATTAGAGGACCAAAATCATATAATGATTTTCTAACTGTTAATGGAGAACGTTGTAGAACCTTTAGAGAATCAGTGGAAAAACGAGGATTGCTACAAAGCGACAATAGTTTGCTTGAATGCATGTCAGAAGCAACAAGTTACCAAATGCCATACAGTTTGCGACGTTTATTTGCTACATTACTGATTTATTGTAATCCTACTAATCCAAGACAACTCTGGGAACAATTTGAAGAGCACATGTTCGAGGATTATATGTTGGTACCCAATATTCAGAAAAACAATATTCGATACCGAGTTTTAAACCATATTAACGAcatattacactctatgggtggTGACATAAATGAATATCAACTCATTCCTGAAACAATAAGGCCTTCTGTAGCGGCAAAAGAGGCAAAGGAG CTTAAAGCATACAATATAATTATAGAGAGAATTTTTTCAAACAAAGCTGGGGCATTCTTCATTGACGGACCTGGAGGAACAGGGAAAACCTTTTTATATCGTGCATTGTTGGCAACTGTACGATCTAAAAGGTATATAGCATTGGCAACTTCCACTTCCGGCGTAGCTGCATCTATACTTCCTGGTGGACGAACTGCACATTCACGTTTTAAAATTCCTATAAATACTGATGAAAATGTGACCTGCAACATCAGCAAACAAAGCTCACTTGCCTGTTTGATTCAGGATGCAAAATTAATTATATGGGATGAAGTGTCTATGGCGAAAAAGAGAACGATCAAACTGCTTGATTTACTTTTAAAGGATTTAATGGATTCAACGATACTATTCAGTGGAAAATTTGTAGTTTTCGGAGGTGACTTCAGGCAGACATTGCCAGTAATTCGGAACGAAAAAAAGGAAGATTTCATTAACGAATGTTTACTATATTCTCATATTTGGGAAGAACTTGAAAGGCTGCGATTATTCGAAAATATTAGAGCGAAAGATGACCCTTcattttgtaattatttgttGCGAATAGGAAACGGAGAAgaaaaaataaactcaacaaacAAGATTGAAATTCCAACTTCTTTGATCATTCCTTATACAACCGAAAAGGAATCTTTGGATAAATTATTCGCGATAACTTATCCAGACGTGCATACATTTTTTTCCTCCTCATCCTATACAAGTTCTCGTGTTATCTTAACAACTAAGAATGATTTCGTCGATGATATCAACGACATGCTTGTTGCTCGCTTCCCAGAAGAATCAAAAGCTTTTATTGGTATTGATGAAACTATCGAACCTCATGATCAATCACAATTTGAGGATCTGTTGCACAGTTTAAATCCACCTG CGCAAGGTCAGACATTAGATTTTGTTGGAGTTTATTTGCGAGAACCTGTGTTTTCGCACGGTCAACTTTATGTGGCTTTGTCTAGAGCAAAGAGTTCGAACTGTGTGAAAGTGCTAATCCGACCCACTATACCAGGTAGGGAGGACGATCACTACACGGATAACATTGTCTACAAAGAAATCATCGAAAAAGCTACTTTATGA
- the LOC142164159 gene encoding replication protein A 70 kDa DNA-binding subunit B-like isoform X1 — translation MERRDSRLLLSETKDMRPTILTLWEDFADADGSILAAEVAEYPVIVAKRIMRTTYAGLSLSTRYNSVILINPPYPQVGRLLNWVRDNRPRLMRYSQQAVDSSLMLAAEYNDTVPIADIQSQPHIQLFYVEGKLSLPADDQDFYELLCSHYGQQYRTHSPKIIHCASCKQHAMLTPMYCDFEFKPNKICPFYIFKQKRFLQSLAL, via the exons ATGGAAAGACGCGATTCCAGATTGCTGTTGTCCGAGACGAAAGA TATGAGGCCTACTATCCTTACGCTGTGGGAAGACTTCGCCGACGCTGATGGAAGCATCCTCGCTGCAGAGGTTGCTGAATATCCAGTAATTGTAGCAAAACGAATTATGCGAACCACCTATGCTG GATTATCATTGTCGACAAGGTACAACTCGGTCATACTGATAAATCCACCATATCCTCAAGTTGGAAGACTTCTAAACTG GGTCAGAGACAACCGACCAAGACTTATGAGATACAGTCAGCAGGCAGTAGATTCGTCTCTTATGCTTGCGGCAGAATACAATGATACTGTCCCAATTGCTGATATCCAGTCACAACCTCAT ATACAACTCTTTTACGTGGAAGGTAAATTATCATTGCCGGCTGATGACCAAGATTTTTATGAATTACTGTGTTCCCACTACGGGCAGCAGTACAGAACTCATTCGCCGAAAATTATTCATTGTGCGAGCTGCAAACAACATGCGATGTTAACACCCATGTATTGTGActttgaattcaagcctaataaaataTGTCCGTTCTACATCTTCAAACAAAAAAGGTTTCTTCAGTCATTGGCTTTATAA
- the LOC142164159 gene encoding replication protein A 70 kDa DNA-binding subunit B-like isoform X3, with the protein MERRDSRLLLSETKDMRPTILTLWEDFADADGSILAAEVAEYPVIVAKRIMRTTYAGLSLSTRYNSVILINPPYPQVGRLLNWVRDNRPRLMRYSQQAVDSSLMLAAEYNDTVPIADIQSQPHVDTTLLRGR; encoded by the exons ATGGAAAGACGCGATTCCAGATTGCTGTTGTCCGAGACGAAAGA TATGAGGCCTACTATCCTTACGCTGTGGGAAGACTTCGCCGACGCTGATGGAAGCATCCTCGCTGCAGAGGTTGCTGAATATCCAGTAATTGTAGCAAAACGAATTATGCGAACCACCTATGCTG GATTATCATTGTCGACAAGGTACAACTCGGTCATACTGATAAATCCACCATATCCTCAAGTTGGAAGACTTCTAAACTG GGTCAGAGACAACCGACCAAGACTTATGAGATACAGTCAGCAGGCAGTAGATTCGTCTCTTATGCTTGCGGCAGAATACAATGATACTGTCCCAATTGCTGATATCCAGTCACAACCTCATGTAG ATACAACTCTTTTACGTGGAAGGTAA
- the LOC142164159 gene encoding replication protein A 70 kDa DNA-binding subunit B-like isoform X2 encodes MDTNMRPTILTLWEDFADADGSILAAEVAEYPVIVAKRIMRTTYAGLSLSTRYNSVILINPPYPQVGRLLNWVRDNRPRLMRYSQQAVDSSLMLAAEYNDTVPIADIQSQPHIQLFYVEGKLSLPADDQDFYELLCSHYGQQYRTHSPKIIHCASCKQHAMLTPMYCDFEFKPNKICPFYIFKQKRFLQSLAL; translated from the exons ATGGATACCAA TATGAGGCCTACTATCCTTACGCTGTGGGAAGACTTCGCCGACGCTGATGGAAGCATCCTCGCTGCAGAGGTTGCTGAATATCCAGTAATTGTAGCAAAACGAATTATGCGAACCACCTATGCTG GATTATCATTGTCGACAAGGTACAACTCGGTCATACTGATAAATCCACCATATCCTCAAGTTGGAAGACTTCTAAACTG GGTCAGAGACAACCGACCAAGACTTATGAGATACAGTCAGCAGGCAGTAGATTCGTCTCTTATGCTTGCGGCAGAATACAATGATACTGTCCCAATTGCTGATATCCAGTCACAACCTCAT ATACAACTCTTTTACGTGGAAGGTAAATTATCATTGCCGGCTGATGACCAAGATTTTTATGAATTACTGTGTTCCCACTACGGGCAGCAGTACAGAACTCATTCGCCGAAAATTATTCATTGTGCGAGCTGCAAACAACATGCGATGTTAACACCCATGTATTGTGActttgaattcaagcctaataaaataTGTCCGTTCTACATCTTCAAACAAAAAAGGTTTCTTCAGTCATTGGCTTTATAA